TATGACGCGGTTATTCAGAGCCCGCAATCAGTTAAAAGATGCGTTAGAAACACCCCCAATGAGAGGTCAATCAAATGGATGATCTACAATTTCGTCGTCAAGCCTATGGCGACCCCAATACCCAATCTGACGATTTTTTACAGCATATGGTAGATCACCCAGATGATGCTAAATTAGTTAACAACTTAAAAGTGCTTGATAGCAAATTAAATCAAGCTCTTAATATACCCGTACCCAATGATTTAGCCGACAAACTTCTACTACGTCAGCAACTGAATCAACATCAAGAATCTAAAAAGCGTACCCGCTATTTAATGGCTATGGCAGCTTCAATTGCATTTGTTGTTGGGTTGAGTTTTAGTATGTTGCGTTTTACACCAGTGGATTTATCTGAACATGCTTTAGCCCATGTTTACCATGAAACTAAAGCCTTACAGATAGAGCAAAATATTGGTTTTAATGACATTAACTTTAAACTAGCCAGTATTGCTGGCTTACAACAGTCTAAGTTTATTGAACAACCTGGACGGGTGCTTTATACCGCTTATTGTGATTTCCAAGGCGTGAAGTCATTACACCTTGTCATGCAGGATGAATATGGCCAAAAAGTGACATTATTTATCGTGCCTGCTGAAAACAGAATGAAACTTGAACAGATGTTTGCCGACAATCACTATAAAGGCCAAGGTTTCAAAACCGCTGGCGCATATATGCTGCTCGTCGGTGAACAGCACTCAGATCTTGAACATGTAAAACAAGAAATTAAACAAAGTTTTATCTAAAACGCCACCGGTTTTTAGCGCTAAATCTACATTCGGCCATATCAAATGATATGGCCGAATGCATTTTAAGCAATCGGCCCGCAAAAGTGTGAACCAAATCAAACTTCTGCTAGCATAATCAGCAAGTCTTTCTTAAACGCATCATTGATTAACGCTGTTTAAGAAGAAACCATAATAACACTTACAAGCCTATTCATAGGTAAATGGACGATACATGGAAATTCAAGCACCTATTTTAATTACTTTTATTGGCTATTTGGCACTGATGATGGGGATCGGTCTGTGGGCTTATAAAAAAACGGATTCAGTCGATGATTATATTCTTGGCGGCCGAAAAATGGGCCCCGCGGTAACAGCACTCAGTGTGGGCGCATCAGATATGTCAGGCTGGTTGTTACTCGGTTTACCCGGCGCAGTCTACCTTGGCGGATTAGGCGAAGCTTGGATTGGCTTTGGTTTAGTATTCGGTGCATGGTTAAACTGGCTATTTGTCGCTAAACGTTTGCGCATTTACACCCAACTTGCTGATAACTCACTAACCCTACCTGACTTTTTTGAAAACCGCTTTAACGACAATCACGGCTTATTAAAACTGGTTTCTGCGGTCACCATTTTAGTCTTTTTTACCTTTTATGCTTCATCTGGCATGGTTGGTGGCGCCATCTTATTTGAAAAAGTGTTTGGCCTCGATTACACCTTAGCCTTAGTGATTGGCTCTGTCATCATTGTTTCTTACACCTTTGTTGGTGGTTTTTTTGCAGTGAGCTGGACAGACTTTTTCCAAGGTTGCTTAATGTTAATCGCACTATTAATTGTGCCCGTTAGCATATTTAGCCATGCAGAAACTCAAACAAATCTTCAAACTCTTGATCCAGCAATGCTATCGTTTGTTAGTGAGCAAACCACGGTTATCGGTTTAGTGTCACTATTGGCTTGGGGGTTAGGCTACTTTGGTCAGCCACATATTTTGTCGCGCTTTATGGCCATAGGAAGTGCCAATGACTTGCGCCTTTCTCGCAGAATCGCCATGAGCTGGATGATTATCGCTCTTATCGGCGCACTCGCGACAGGCTTAGCTGGCACGTTATACTTTGCCAATACTCCGTTAGATAACCCTGAAACAGTCTTTATTCACTTAGCCCATGCTGCATTTAATCCTTGGATTGGCGGCTTATTAATTGCGGCTATCTTATCTGCAATTATGAGCACCATTGATTCACAGTTGTTAGTTTGTTCAAGTGTGATCACTGAAGATTTTTATCGCAAATGGTTGCGTCCACAAGCTAGCAGTAAAGAATTAATGTTAGTGGGCAGAATAGGTGTCATTGCTATTGCCATTATTGCAGGTGTTTTTGCACTTGATCCAAACAGCAGTGTGTTAGGGTTAGTCAGTTATGCATGGGCAGGTTTTGGCGCAGCATTTGGCCCAGTGGTGTTGTTATCGCTATTTTGGCAAAATTATAGCCGCAATGGCGCAGTAGCCACTATCATAGTGGGCGCGGTTACGGTTGTGGTTTGGAAACAACTCAGTGGTGGCATATTCGACTTATATGAAATTGTGCCCGGCTTTGTGTTGGCTTCGATTACCGGCATTATGTTCAGTAAAATATCACCGCCTAATGACGCAGTAAAAGCAGAGTTTCTAGCATTTAATGCCGAACTCAAGGCCAAATAAAGCGCAGCTCACACCCAAAAATTAAACACCTTGCCTACGGTTTGGTTACATAACCATAACAGCAAGAACAATAAAGCGTACACGTGTACGCTTTTTTTTGTTTTACACTTTGTTGAACAGAATTAACACCGTAACAAAAAAACAACATCCCAATTATTTCATTTTATAGCTAACCCTATGCCACATAAGTGTTTTTCATGAGCAAACCGTATTAATGGAAAATATGACTTACAACACCAACCAAGAATTAACTCAATGATAACAATAACTAACATCTGGTCGGAGTTGTACCAACACTAGGGCTTACCTAAGATGCCTGCAAATTTAAAGCTGCAAGATGCTAATCAATTATTAGCTGCAATACTGTGACAGCACATAATAGGTAAAACAACATGACTTTATTCAACAAGACTCTACTTGCAACAGCGGTTGCGTTAGCAAGCACCCAAGCTACTGCTGCAGGTTTTCAACTCAATAGCCAATCTGCCACCGGATTAGGTCGTGCAATGGCCGGTGATGCCATTATTGCGGATAATGCATCAGTGCTTTCTCGTAACCCAGCAGCCATGGCGTTATTTGATGAAAAAAGCTTATCAGTAGGTATGACTTATGCTGACGTCAATGTTGAAGTCACTGAAGCAGTTTTTCTAGGGAATGAACTAGGCGGGATTGAAAATGCCGCTGAAGGTAAACCGATCCCAAACGCCTATTACATTAACCCAGTTAATGACAAATTTGCGTTCGGATTCGCAGCATTTAGTAACTATGGCACCGGTGCCGATTTAAGTGAACTAACTGAAGGTGTGTCTCCTTCCCCTGTTGATTTACTTGGTAATACCGAAGTTGCCACAATTAATTTAAATGCAAGTATGTCTTACCGCTTAAATGATGCGTTAAGCCTTGGTATCGGTATCGATTTAATTCATGGTTCAGGTAAATTAAGCCGCGGCTCATTGGTTGATGTTGAAGCTGATGGTTGGGGCGTAGGCGGAATCGTTGGTTTAACCTATGAAGTAAACGAAAATCACCGCTTTGGCTTAAGCTACCGTCTTAGTCCAGAAATGAAAGCATCCGGTGACATTCGTTATTTAATCACTGAATTTGATGATATCAATATTCCACTTGCTGATATTGCTCAGTTTGCTGGTTTCCACCAAATTACTGAAAAGTTTGCACTTCACTACACAGCACAATGGAGTCAGTGGAGTTCATTCGATAAAATTACACTTCAAAATGACGGTGCTCCAGAAGTAGATTTAAAAGAATACCACTGGAAAGACTCATGGTTTGTCAGCTTAGGCGGAACTTATGTTGTTAACGATAAATGGACTGTTCGTGCAGGTATTGCGACTGACCATGGTGTTGTAGATCTACAATCTTCGTTATCAATACCTGATTCAGATCGTACATGGTACTCAGCCGGTTTCACTTATAACATTAACCCCAAATCGAGTATTGATTTTGGCTATACCTTAGTTGTTGGTGAAAAGGTACATGTTGAAGAAGATAACGCACTTGGTATGCCTATTACCGCTTACACAGAATCAGGCGCTAACTACTTCTCATTACAGTACAACTACCGCTTTTAATTCGGTGTTCTACTGTCAATAATTAAAGCCATACTCATTGATGAGTATGGCTTTTTTATTATCTGCGCAGCTATAAGTTCCCCTTCTACTCAGCTATAGTGAACTGTCCAACAAGCCTACTATATGAATTTTTTCTAATAAATAGATTGTAGTTTTCTTGCACATCCATTAGAATTTTCTTATAGACTTTTGTGAGGTTCAACATAATGCATTCATCGACTCAATCTTCGCTAAATTTACTTAGCCGAAATTTCATCCTTTTATCAGCTTATTTAGCTTCAAGCTTCAGCTTTGCTGCAGAAATGCCGCTTGAAACCATCACAGCCAAAAGCACATCGCAAACTCAATACCTGCAACTAGATGCCAAAGTAGAGCCCATTACCTCTGCCACTGTGTCTGCACAAACCTCAGGTCGCATTTTAGCAATCAACTATGATGTCAATGATTTGGTACCAGAAGGTGCCCCATTATTAGAGATCACCAGTAAAGAACAAGGTGCAGGCTTAGCTGCGGCTGAAGCTGAACTTGCCAAAGCACAAGCGCAAAACTTTGAAGCTCAGGCTCAATTTGAGCGGTATAAAGCATTATTTCCAAAAGGAGCAATTTCTAAAGGTGCCATGGATGAAGCTACCTCTAATGCTAAGTCCAGTGCTCAGGCCGTTAGCGCAGCTAAAGCTCGCTTAATTAGTGCCAAAGAGAACGTCAATTACACCATTGTTAGCGCACCATTTTCAGGTCGAGTCACGGCTAAGTGGGTTGAACAAGGTGAAACCATCAGTTACGGCCAACCTTTATTATCTGGCTATGCCACCGACAAATTACGCGCGGTATTTTATGTACCACAGCAATATCGCCAACAATTAGCCGCCTTAGATAGTATTAATTTATCTGATGATTATCAGCAATATCAAAGTGACAAAATCAATAAGTTCAATTTTAGTACTCAAGCTGACCAAAGTATTGAAGTACGTGTACAACTTGACAACCTCCAAGACACCTTGCAAGCAGGTCAATGGTTAAAAGCGGCATTACCCATTGCCACAACTGAAGCAATTTACTTGCCCAAGTCAGCGATTTTTCAAGTAGGTGAATTAACGGCGGTATATCGCAAGCAAGGTGATAAGTATCTGCAAACCCAAGTGCGTCTTGGCAAGCAATTAACCGGTAATCAGCTCACAACAGGCCAAGTCACCCAAGTAGAAGTGCTATCAGGCGTTATGGATGGCGACAATATTATCAATGATGCTGCCAGCTATGTGCTGTTCCTTAATCAAGCGCACGCTAATCAAGCAAACTAATAGGAGAGATGATAAATGAATAATCCAAACTCTCCTTCACTGGGCTTGTCAGGCACTATCGCGAAAATGTTTCAAGCCAGTGCTATTACCCCTTTGCTTGCACTTGTTGGCTTGTTATTAGGCATTTTTGCGGTAATTATCACCCCAAAAGAAGAAGACCCTCAAATTGATGTCACCTTTGCCGATGTGTTTATCCCCTTCCCTGGGGCAACGCCAAGTGAAGTACAAAGCTTAGTCACGCTACCTGCTGAACAGATTATTTCTGAAATCAAAGGCGTTGATACCTTATATTCATTTTCCCAGCCAGATGGTGCATTGATTATCACCATCTTTGAAGTTGGCGTACCACGCGATGAAGCGGTAGTGAATATTTACAATCAGCTATTTTCTAATCGTGATAAATTCAATCAAGCCGCTGGTATTGGTGAGCCACTGATTAAACCTCGCGGCATTGATGATGTACCGATTGTAAGCTTAACCCTTTATTCGCAATCTAGTGATATTGGCGCAGAAGAGCTTACCCACGTAGCAGCTAACTTGGAAACTGAACTCAAACGCATCCCTGGCACCAGAGAAATCTATACCCAAGGACGCCATGATATGGTGCTAAATGTCAGATTAGACAGCGTGAAAATGAATGCCTTTGGGGTAACAGTTGACCAGATTGAGCAGCGCTTACAAGATAACAATCAAGTCTCTATGCTTAGCTCGTGGGTGCAGAATAACCAACAAATTAAAGTCCGTGCTGGGCAATTTATTAATTCGGTTGATGACGTAAAATCGTTGTTGATAAAAGTTATTCCAACACAATCAAAGTCACAACAGGCTGAACCAACATTAGCCAAAGCCGTTTACTTGTCAGATGTGGCCGAAATCACCTTGCAAAGTGATATACCAACCCAACATGTCCGTCATGTTGACCAACAGGGTGATTATCCTGCAGTGACTATCGCAATAGGCAAGCAAGCAGGTCAAAATGCGGTAGTGATTGCCGATAAAGTGTTAAGCCGCATTGCTGAAGTGCAAAACGTGCTGGTACCTGATCAGGTTAAGGTTGCCGTGTCACGTAACTATGGTCAAACCGCTGGCGACAAATCCAACACCCTTATTTTCAAGTTGATATTTGCCACTTCTGCGGTCGTATTATTGGTGTTTTTCACCATGGGGTTACGTGAATCTGCAGTGGTAGGCATCGCCATTATTATCACCCTTGCGCTGACGTTATTCGCCTCTTGGGCTTGGGGATTTACCTTAAACCGTATTTCGCTGTTTGCGCTGATTTTCTCTATCGGGATCTTGGTTGATGATGCCATTGTAGTGGTGGAAAACATCCACCGTCATATGGCATTAAGCAATAAGCCCTTGCTTGACATTATTCCCGTGGCGGTTGATGAAGTCGGCGGTCCGACTATTTTGGCCACCTTTACAGTTATCGCCGCATTACTGCCAATGGCATTCGTATCAGGCTTAATGGGCCCTTACATGAGCCCTATCCCCATTAATGCCAGCATGGGCATGCTGTTATCATTAGTGATTGCTTTTATGATGACACCTTGGTTATCAAACAAGTTATTAAAGCGTCATACTCATAAAGACGGCAGTACGGTCATTCACGCTGACGATCACAATCAAAATGACCTAGCCAATGACAAACTAGGCCAGTTTTTTAACCGGTTGATGACGCCATTTTTAATCGGCAGCAATGCAGGTAAGGCCCGTAAAGGCTTAGCTGCTGTGATTGTTGCGTTAATTGCTATTGCTGTTGCCTTGCCCGCAATGCAGGCCGTGATATTAAAAATGCTGCCATTTGATAACAAATCTGAATTTCAGGTGATGGTTGATTTGCCTGAAGGCACTCCAGTAGAGCAAACACAACGTGTTTTACAAGAAATGAGTCAGTACTTGTCAACGGTAGAAGAAATTGAGCATCAACAATGGTATGCAGGCACTCACGCACCAATGAATTTTAATGGCCTTGTACGTCACTATTTCTTGCGCAGCAGTCAAGAGCTTGGTGACATACAAGTTAATCTTGTCGATAAATCACATCGCAGTCGTGACAGCCACTCAATCGCCTTAGCCGTTCGTGGGCCGTTAAACGAAATAGCTAAAGCTTATAATGCCAGAGTTAAAGTAGTCGAAGTGCCACCAGGGCCGCCAGTGTGGTCCCCTATTGTGGCAGAAGTGTATGCGCCAACAACCGAGCTACGTGAGAAAACGGCACTTGAGCTTGAACAACGCTTTAACGCCACCGAGCATGTTGTCGATGTTGATATCTTTTTACCTTATGCTCAGCAAAAATGGCAAGTCAGCATTGATCGCACTAAAGCCAGTTTATTGGGCTTATCTTACGGACAAATTGTTAATACCATTGCGGCAGCCGTTGGTGGTAAAGATGTCAGCTATTTACACTTAGCATCTCAAAAACGGCCGACACCTATCCGTTTACAGGTTAATGAAGGCGAAAAGGTCAATTTAGCGCAAATATTAAACCTTAAATTGACCAACCAGCATGGTGAGCAAATCAGCTTAGCTGCGGTCACAACTATCGAACAAAGCCATATAAATGCGGCGATTGTACATAAAAACATGATCCCGATGATCATGGTCGTCGCTGATATGGCAGGCCCTACCGACAGCCCGTTATATGGCATGTTTGATATTGCTGGCCAAATTAATCAAGCTAACGCTGAACGTGACTTCCCTATTGCGCAGCATTATGTCGAGCAGCCAGATGGCATCTCTGAAGTTGCCATATTATGGGACGGTGAATGGAAAATCACCTATGAAACCTTCCGCGATATGGGGATTGCTTATGCGGTGGGCATGATAGCCATCTACTTACTGGTGGTAGGTCAATTTAAGTCATATTTAGTACCGTTAGTGATTATGGCGCCCATCCCCTTAACCGTGATTGGTGTGATGCCAGGCCATGCCATATTAGGAGCGCAATTTACCGCAACATCGATGATCGGCATGATTGCCCTTGCGGGGATTATTGTGCGTAACTCCATTTTGTTAGTGGACTTTATTAATCATCTTTTAGCTGCGGGCATGACATTAGAAAAAGCGGTGATCAAATCTGCCGCAGTGCGCGCTAAACCTATTATGCTAACGGCATTAGCTGCAATGATTGGCGCACTGTTTATTATTGATGATCCAATCTTTAATGGATTAGCTATCAGTCTGATCTTCGGCATATTTATTTCAACCATTTTAACCTTGCTTGTCATCCCTGTGTTGTACTTCTCAGTGATGAAAAGTCGTCAAATGATAAACAGCTAATCTATTGATAATTAGCACTACTATGTAATTAAAGGAGCTCCACTATGTCTATCGAACGTACAATTATGGCCTTTGCCGGATTTATGGTGTTATTGTCTTTGGTGTTAACCGCCACAGTAAGCCATCATTTTATGTGGCTGACGGTATTTGTTGGTGCTAATCTATTCCAAAGTGCTTTTACTGGTTTTTGTCCTGCTGCCATGGTGATGAAAAAACTCGGCCTAAAATCAGAAGCTGAGATTGCCAAAGCCAAATAAAGCAAAGGTTCAGCTTCAAACATAATAACAACAGGAATATGACGGTTTATGAAATCTTCAAAACGTGCCAGAACAAAATTAAGCTTACTCGCTGTATTTGCAACAATTTTTATGCTGTTTAATCAAGTTAGTTTTGCGAAAGATATTTCATCAGAACAAGCTTGGGCTAGCATAAGCAATGGCGCAACCCTGATTGATGTTCGCACCGCAGAAGAATTTGCTGCAGGTCATATTGAAGGCGCAATTAACATTCCTTTTGATAATATTGTTAACGGCATAAGCAAGTTAACACTTAGCCCTGATAGTGAAATCGTTTTATATTGCCGCAGTGGACGTCGTAGCGGCATTGCCGATCAATCATTATCTGAAGCTGGATTCACAAACAGTATGAATGCTGGCGGCTTTAATGCCTTAAAAGATTCAAAACCTTAGTATTTCAGTTTTTATCATCAGTATTTAAAGGCCTTTATCTGCGATAAGGCCTTTTTTGTAATGACTGCAGTGCCTTTGATTTGTAGCTTTACTTCTCGACAAACTTGATTTTCCTCATATTAAGTCTTTAATTATGTTGTAGGTAGCCTATGCGAAATCAGAACTGTCACAAACTAAGCTGATTAGAAATCAAGCGCCTCAAATGAATTAATAGCAATAAGTTCAATACAATAGAGGTTGATATGATTAAAGGTCGCGGTTTTACTTTAATAGAACTGGTGGTTGTTATTATTATTCTCGGCATCCTTGCAGTAACTGCTGCTCCTAAGTTTATTAATTTACAAGGCGATGCTCGAGTTTCAACGTTAGCAGGTATGCAAGCAGCTTTAAAAAGTGCAAATACCTTAGTTTATTCAAAGGCTTCAATATTAGGTAAAGAAAAATTACCTCCTCAACCCCAAGCAACAGTGGATATTGGCGCTGGTTCGCAAGTAAATATTGCCTATGGTTATCTAACGGCGACTAAAGATGCTTTAGAGCTTGCATTGGATGTAAAATTTGATGCTCTAAATGATATAAATGGAACTAACGATTGGGTTTACATTGAAGGCTCTGATGTCTCTGGAGCATTCATATTTATAGCTCAACGTGGTTCACCCATTGATAGTAATGGTATTTTAACTTGTCCATTAATATATAGGGAAGCAAGTGCACTTTTCCCACCAATATATTACATCGAAAAAGATCCTAGCAACTGTTAGGCTTTTTGAACTGAGTGACTCTTGCCCTAAGACGAGATCTTCCAAAGACAGCTTATCAGGCGATGCTTTTGTTTCACAGGCTATCGCTCGAAATATCGAGTATTACGTAAGCCTCCACAAGCAGACACGACACTCCTGCCGTGTTAGTAACTTTAAAATGCTGCTCCGTAACGGTTCCCTGGCCACTCTTTGCGACTGGGCTATGTGGAGTCTTCTTGGTCAGTCAGTTGAAAATTAGTTTTATCTTCTGCACTTGGTTTTCGTTGCAGACAGTTAATAATATAGAATTCAAATTACTATCGCTATTTCGACTTATATCACCGCCCTCATCTTATCTATAGCATTTAGAGTTGAAGCGTAGAAACAAAATTGTGACACTGAGTTACGTATCCTTTTTTACTTGTTCCAACAAAATTAAAAATCCAATCAATAAGCAATCTCAAGGCTAATTTGAAGATCCTTATAGTTACAAAATTAGAATGAATAGCTGTTTATAAATTTCATTTTTGTTATTTTTCGATCTAAATTTATCAACTTTCCACTTAAAAATGGTAAATAAAAATCAATTTAACTTATTTAATAAAGCCCTACTGGATGTTAAAGAAAATCAACAATTAGTACTGCATGGCCAGAATTGTAAACAGATAAAACACTAAGCGTAATATTGGTAAGCTAAAATAGTTTCAATTAAGTTACACCCTCCACAGTAATTTGTTAACTGCTGATTTTTTATTTCTTTTTAATCAAAGAAGCACTTGAAGCAAAAAGTTGAATTCGTAAACTGCGACTAGATATTTAATTAATGAGTCAAAAATGTATGGAAGTTTTCATCAGTTTAATAGGCATGATGGTCTTAGTCGGTCTCGCCATTTTATTGTCAGAGCGTCGAAGTGCAATTAATCCTAGAACTATAGTAGGTGCTTTAGCATTGCAAATCGCCTTTGGGGCATTTGTACTTTATATCCCTTTGGGTGAAAGCATTTTAAATGCTGCTTCAAATGGTGTTATGCATGTTATTAATTATGCTAATGAAGGTTTGAGTTTTATATTTGGTGGTTTAGCGACTTTCAGCATCGGGTTTATTTTTGTAATTAATGTGCTATTCGTTGTTGTCTTCATTAGTTCATTAATCGCTGTATTATATTACCTCGGTATTATGCAGATGATCATAGGGATTATTGGTGGTGGGTTGTCAAAACTTTTAGGCACAAGCCATGCGGAATCACTATCTGCAACTGCTAATATCTTTGT
This Shewanella aestuarii DNA region includes the following protein-coding sequences:
- a CDS encoding efflux RND transporter periplasmic adaptor subunit: MHSSTQSSLNLLSRNFILLSAYLASSFSFAAEMPLETITAKSTSQTQYLQLDAKVEPITSATVSAQTSGRILAINYDVNDLVPEGAPLLEITSKEQGAGLAAAEAELAKAQAQNFEAQAQFERYKALFPKGAISKGAMDEATSNAKSSAQAVSAAKARLISAKENVNYTIVSAPFSGRVTAKWVEQGETISYGQPLLSGYATDKLRAVFYVPQQYRQQLAALDSINLSDDYQQYQSDKINKFNFSTQADQSIEVRVQLDNLQDTLQAGQWLKAALPIATTEAIYLPKSAIFQVGELTAVYRKQGDKYLQTQVRLGKQLTGNQLTTGQVTQVEVLSGVMDGDNIINDAASYVLFLNQAHANQAN
- the putP gene encoding sodium/proline symporter PutP, with protein sequence MEIQAPILITFIGYLALMMGIGLWAYKKTDSVDDYILGGRKMGPAVTALSVGASDMSGWLLLGLPGAVYLGGLGEAWIGFGLVFGAWLNWLFVAKRLRIYTQLADNSLTLPDFFENRFNDNHGLLKLVSAVTILVFFTFYASSGMVGGAILFEKVFGLDYTLALVIGSVIIVSYTFVGGFFAVSWTDFFQGCLMLIALLIVPVSIFSHAETQTNLQTLDPAMLSFVSEQTTVIGLVSLLAWGLGYFGQPHILSRFMAIGSANDLRLSRRIAMSWMIIALIGALATGLAGTLYFANTPLDNPETVFIHLAHAAFNPWIGGLLIAAILSAIMSTIDSQLLVCSSVITEDFYRKWLRPQASSKELMLVGRIGVIAIAIIAGVFALDPNSSVLGLVSYAWAGFGAAFGPVVLLSLFWQNYSRNGAVATIIVGAVTVVVWKQLSGGIFDLYEIVPGFVLASITGIMFSKISPPNDAVKAEFLAFNAELKAK
- a CDS encoding OmpP1/FadL family transporter, with the translated sequence MTLFNKTLLATAVALASTQATAAGFQLNSQSATGLGRAMAGDAIIADNASVLSRNPAAMALFDEKSLSVGMTYADVNVEVTEAVFLGNELGGIENAAEGKPIPNAYYINPVNDKFAFGFAAFSNYGTGADLSELTEGVSPSPVDLLGNTEVATINLNASMSYRLNDALSLGIGIDLIHGSGKLSRGSLVDVEADGWGVGGIVGLTYEVNENHRFGLSYRLSPEMKASGDIRYLITEFDDINIPLADIAQFAGFHQITEKFALHYTAQWSQWSSFDKITLQNDGAPEVDLKEYHWKDSWFVSLGGTYVVNDKWTVRAGIATDHGVVDLQSSLSIPDSDRTWYSAGFTYNINPKSSIDFGYTLVVGEKVHVEEDNALGMPITAYTESGANYFSLQYNYRF
- a CDS encoding rhodanese-like domain-containing protein — encoded protein: MKSSKRARTKLSLLAVFATIFMLFNQVSFAKDISSEQAWASISNGATLIDVRTAEEFAAGHIEGAINIPFDNIVNGISKLTLSPDSEIVLYCRSGRRSGIADQSLSEAGFTNSMNAGGFNALKDSKP
- a CDS encoding efflux RND transporter permease subunit; translation: MNNPNSPSLGLSGTIAKMFQASAITPLLALVGLLLGIFAVIITPKEEDPQIDVTFADVFIPFPGATPSEVQSLVTLPAEQIISEIKGVDTLYSFSQPDGALIITIFEVGVPRDEAVVNIYNQLFSNRDKFNQAAGIGEPLIKPRGIDDVPIVSLTLYSQSSDIGAEELTHVAANLETELKRIPGTREIYTQGRHDMVLNVRLDSVKMNAFGVTVDQIEQRLQDNNQVSMLSSWVQNNQQIKVRAGQFINSVDDVKSLLIKVIPTQSKSQQAEPTLAKAVYLSDVAEITLQSDIPTQHVRHVDQQGDYPAVTIAIGKQAGQNAVVIADKVLSRIAEVQNVLVPDQVKVAVSRNYGQTAGDKSNTLIFKLIFATSAVVLLVFFTMGLRESAVVGIAIIITLALTLFASWAWGFTLNRISLFALIFSIGILVDDAIVVVENIHRHMALSNKPLLDIIPVAVDEVGGPTILATFTVIAALLPMAFVSGLMGPYMSPIPINASMGMLLSLVIAFMMTPWLSNKLLKRHTHKDGSTVIHADDHNQNDLANDKLGQFFNRLMTPFLIGSNAGKARKGLAAVIVALIAIAVALPAMQAVILKMLPFDNKSEFQVMVDLPEGTPVEQTQRVLQEMSQYLSTVEEIEHQQWYAGTHAPMNFNGLVRHYFLRSSQELGDIQVNLVDKSHRSRDSHSIALAVRGPLNEIAKAYNARVKVVEVPPGPPVWSPIVAEVYAPTTELREKTALELEQRFNATEHVVDVDIFLPYAQQKWQVSIDRTKASLLGLSYGQIVNTIAAAVGGKDVSYLHLASQKRPTPIRLQVNEGEKVNLAQILNLKLTNQHGEQISLAAVTTIEQSHINAAIVHKNMIPMIMVVADMAGPTDSPLYGMFDIAGQINQANAERDFPIAQHYVEQPDGISEVAILWDGEWKITYETFRDMGIAYAVGMIAIYLLVVGQFKSYLVPLVIMAPIPLTVIGVMPGHAILGAQFTATSMIGMIALAGIIVRNSILLVDFINHLLAAGMTLEKAVIKSAAVRAKPIMLTALAAMIGALFIIDDPIFNGLAISLIFGIFISTILTLLVIPVLYFSVMKSRQMINS
- a CDS encoding YgaP family membrane protein; its protein translation is MSIERTIMAFAGFMVLLSLVLTATVSHHFMWLTVFVGANLFQSAFTGFCPAAMVMKKLGLKSEAEIAKAK
- a CDS encoding DUF3379 domain-containing protein, producing MDDLQFRRQAYGDPNTQSDDFLQHMVDHPDDAKLVNNLKVLDSKLNQALNIPVPNDLADKLLLRQQLNQHQESKKRTRYLMAMAASIAFVVGLSFSMLRFTPVDLSEHALAHVYHETKALQIEQNIGFNDINFKLASIAGLQQSKFIEQPGRVLYTAYCDFQGVKSLHLVMQDEYGQKVTLFIVPAENRMKLEQMFADNHYKGQGFKTAGAYMLLVGEQHSDLEHVKQEIKQSFI
- a CDS encoding type II secretion system protein, with translation MIKGRGFTLIELVVVIIILGILAVTAAPKFINLQGDARVSTLAGMQAALKSANTLVYSKASILGKEKLPPQPQATVDIGAGSQVNIAYGYLTATKDALELALDVKFDALNDINGTNDWVYIEGSDVSGAFIFIAQRGSPIDSNGILTCPLIYREASALFPPIYYIEKDPSNC